From a region of the Castanea sativa cultivar Marrone di Chiusa Pesio chromosome 10, ASM4071231v1 genome:
- the LOC142612801 gene encoding ATP synthase subunit delta', mitochondrial-like, translating into MMFRQASRLLAGSVRLSRRPFSTATEVPAATTTHTDSGFMESWTKVIPNIDPPKTPSHFMNPRPATPSSIPSKITVNFVLPYASELSTKEVDMVIIPATTGQMGVLPGHVPTIAELKPGILSVHEGNDVTKYFLSSGFAFIHANSVADVIAVEAVPVDYIDPSLVQKGLTDFTQKLSSATTELDKAEAQIGVDIHSALNAALSG; encoded by the exons ATGATGTTCCGGCAAGCTTCACGCCTCTTGGCTGGTTCGGTGAGGTTGAGTAGGAGACCCTTTTCCACGGCCACAGAGGTCCCTGCTGCTACCACCACCCACACGGACTCAGGCTTCATGGAGTCATGGACGAAAGTGATACCAAACATAGACCCTCCCAAGACCCCTTCACATTTCATGAACCCTCGTCCCGCTACACCCTCTTCCATCCCTTCCAAGATCACTGTCAACTTTGTGCTCCCCTATGCCTCCGAGCTCTCCACCAAGGAG GTTGACATGGTCATAATACCAGCAACAACTGGGCAAATGGGTGTTTTGCCCGGACATGTACCTACAATTGCAGAGCTGAAGCCTGGGATCCTATCAGTGCACGAAGGAAATGATGTGACAAAGTATTTCCTGAGCAGTGGGTTTGCTTTTATCCATGCTAACTCTGTTGCTGATGTAATTGCTGTAGAGGCTGTGCCAGTTGACTATATTGACCCCAGCTTGGTCCAGAAGGGCCTTACAGACTTCACGCAGAAGCTAAGTTCAGCCACAACTGAATTGGACAAAGCTGAAGCCCAGATTGGTGTT